The Candidatus Krumholzibacteriota bacterium genomic interval AAAATGAAACTTTGCCTCGCCGGCGGGATATAAGCAGTGTCGGAAGGACAACTGCAATCGCACCAACCCGTTCCACTGGGAGGTGGAGGCCGCCCCTAATCGGCCGCGAGCCATGAAACGATTGATTCTGATCCTCTGTGTCGCCGTCGCGACGATCGCCGCGCCGATCGCCGCCCACGCGGACGTGATCGTCAACGGCACGGTGCTCGCGACGCTCGGGGACGAGGCGGTGCCCGCACAAGACAGCCGCGAGATCCGCGTGGAGGTCCATGCGGACGCAGACGCCGCGGGCGGGGGCGACGGGACCGACGTGAAGAAGCACATCGTCGTGATCGATCGCAAGGGCGCGTTCCTCGGCATCTACTTCGACGAGATCGACCGGAAGATCCGCCGCGAGCGCGATTACCCGAAACGCGACGGCGTGCTGGTGACCGGGATCATCGAGAACAGTCCCGCCGAGAAGGCGGGGATCGAGAAGGGCGACATCGTTTACAGCTTCAACGGCGAGGAGGTCGAGGACGGCGGCCACCTCGTCAATCTGATCGCCGAGCGCGAACCGGGGGACGAAGTGCCGATCGTCTTCTACCGCGACGGCAAGAAGCACGAGATCGATCTCGAGCTGGGGAGACGGACGCAGACCGCCCGCACGTGGGACGAGGCCGACGTCGATCTGAAGATCGCCGAGCTGGCCCCGCACTTCGAGCGGATCGGCGGACGCTGCCGGGTGATGGTCGGCGGAGCGGGGCCCGGCATCGGCGTCAAGCTCCACGGACTCGGGAAGGATCTGGCCGGCTATTTCGACGTCGACGGGGGCGCGCTCGTCCTCGACGTCGTCGAGGATTCCCCCGCGGAGAAGGCGGGGATCAAGGCCGGCGACGTGATCGTGATGATCGGGGACGACGAGATCGGGAATCCCGAGGACGTGATCGGGATCCTGTCCGACTTCGAGGCCGGCGACGATGTCGGTCTCACCATCGTGAGGAAGGGCAGGAAGGAGAAGGTCACCGTCGAAATCGGCGAAAACGACGGGGACGTCTCCTGGGAATTCTTCGGTCACGGCGAGGACGGGAAGCGGGAACGCTTCATCTGGCGCGCTCCCCGCATCGAGAAGATCGAGATCCCCCACCTGGGCATCGAGCGCAAGGCGCTCGAGCAGGAACTCGAGGAGCTGAAGATGGAGATGGAGCGGCTCCAGAAGCGCCTCGAAAAGCTCGAGAAGTAGGATCGGCGACGGATCGACGCACGGGGGGCCGGCTACGCCGGCCCCCTTTTTGTACGCCCGGCGCAACGCCCCTATTTTCTTTGACAGTAGTCGAAAAGTTGTCTATGTTAGTCTTTGTTCGATTTTTCCGGGTCTGTCCCGGTCCGCGGCCGAACCGGATAATCTTCTAGGAAAGAGGGGGCGGCATGAACGAGACCACGGGCGCGAGCCCCGCCGGGATCCACGACGAACGTCCGGACGGGACGGTGACGGGGGGATCCCTTCATTCGATCGTCGATATCTTCGTCGACCCGGGCAAGGTATTCCACCGCATCAGGGCCGGGGCGGGATGGTGGCAGCCCTACCTCTTCACGACGGTGATCGGCGTCGTGCTCGGATGGCTGTCGCTGCCGATCAACCGGCGGGTCATGGAGCTCAACGAGCGCGGGATTGCCCCCGAGCAGCTCGACGCGATGCTCGAGAACATCGATCGTTTCGGCTGGCTCGGCCTCATCGCCGTGCCGATCGTCTACCTGCTCATTCTCGCCGTGATGGGCGGGATCGTCCACCTCGTCATCAGCATGATCTCCTCCGAGGCGGGATTCAAGCGGACGATGAGTCTGCTCGCCTGGTGCGGCCTGATCAGCATCCTCGGCCAGATCATCCGCGTGGCGATCATCCTCTCGCGCGGCGTCGAGACGATCGAATTCGCGGCCGACGCGAGGATATCGCTGAGTCTCGCCGCCTTCCTGCCGGAGGCCGGGGGATTCGGGCGCGCGCTGCTCGAGAGCATGGGCATCTTCGAGATATGGTACTATATTCTCCTCGCCCTCGGCGTCTCCCTGATCTTCAGGACGAGCCGCGTGAAGGCGCTCGTGCCCGTCGTCGTCACCTGGATCGTCAGCGTTCTCGCGCTGTGGCTCCAGTCGGCTTTCGGCGGCGGCATGTAATCGCGGCGCCTCCGGCGCCGGGCGACGGTCAATTCGATCGAGGAACGCATCGGGAGGTCATGTTGAAGAAGTACGGAATGGAAGACATCAGGAACACGGCGCTGGTCGGGCACCAGTCGACCGGCAAGACGACGCTCGGCGAGGCGATCCTCTTCAATGCCGGCGTGACGAACCGCATGGGGCGGATCGAGGACGGGAACACGATGCTCGATTCCACCTCGGACGAGATCGAGCGCAAGATATCGATCAACGCCGCCGTCGCGGCCGTCGAACACCGCAAGACCAAGATCAACATGATCGACACGCCGGGGTACGAGGATTTCATCGGCGACGTCGTGGCGAGCATGCGCGTCGTCGAGAGCGGCGTGATCGTGATGAGCGCCGACGCCGGCGTCGAGGTGGGGATCGAGAAGAACTGGGCCTACCTCGAGTCCCTCGGCCTTCCCCGGATCGTCGTCGTCAACAAGATGGACAAGGAGCACGCCGATTTCGACAAGTGTCTCGCCGAAGTCAGGCAGAAGCTCGGCACGAAGGTCATGCCGCTCCTGCTGCCGATCGGCAGCGGCGAGTCCTTCAAGGGCGTCGTCGACATCCTCAAGAAGAAGGCCTTCGTCTACTCCGGCGGCGCCTTCACCGAGGAGGAAGTGCCCGCCGATCTCGCGGGTCGCGTCGACGAGCTGCGGACCGACCTCATGGATTTCGCGGCCGAGAGCGACGATTCCCTGCTCGAGAAGTTCCTCGAGGGGGGTGAGCTCGACGACAGGGAGCTGATCGGCGGGCTCTCCGCCGGCTGCCTCGCCGGCACCCTCGTGCC includes:
- a CDS encoding YIP1 family protein; this encodes MNETTGASPAGIHDERPDGTVTGGSLHSIVDIFVDPGKVFHRIRAGAGWWQPYLFTTVIGVVLGWLSLPINRRVMELNERGIAPEQLDAMLENIDRFGWLGLIAVPIVYLLILAVMGGIVHLVISMISSEAGFKRTMSLLAWCGLISILGQIIRVAIILSRGVETIEFAADARISLSLAAFLPEAGGFGRALLESMGIFEIWYYILLALGVSLIFRTSRVKALVPVVVTWIVSVLALWLQSAFGGGM
- a CDS encoding PDZ domain-containing protein encodes the protein MKRLILILCVAVATIAAPIAAHADVIVNGTVLATLGDEAVPAQDSREIRVEVHADADAAGGGDGTDVKKHIVVIDRKGAFLGIYFDEIDRKIRRERDYPKRDGVLVTGIIENSPAEKAGIEKGDIVYSFNGEEVEDGGHLVNLIAEREPGDEVPIVFYRDGKKHEIDLELGRRTQTARTWDEADVDLKIAELAPHFERIGGRCRVMVGGAGPGIGVKLHGLGKDLAGYFDVDGGALVLDVVEDSPAEKAGIKAGDVIVMIGDDEIGNPEDVIGILSDFEAGDDVGLTIVRKGRKEKVTVEIGENDGDVSWEFFGHGEDGKRERFIWRAPRIEKIEIPHLGIERKALEQELEELKMEMERLQKRLEKLEK